The Methanopyrus kandleri AV19 DNA segment GGCACTCCCTCATCGCCTCGAACGACTTCCGGAGCCCCTCCTCGAACTCCAGAACCGGCTCCTCCTGCCGGGCCGGGTTCGCGACCACCTCACCCTCCTTCGGAGTGAGCTCGCTCAGGAAGGCCTCGGGGAAGAGCTCCGCCACCGGACTCCGCTTCAGCTACACGTAGAAGAAGTCGGTGAGCTCGGAGTACTGGACGTTGTGTAGTAGGGTGGGTCCACGACGATCGTGTCCGGCTTCTCCTCGAGGAGTGTGGGCAGCTTCCGAGCATCCCCCAAGATGACCCGCGGCCGCTCCTTTACACCTCGAAGCAGCCGGATGAACTCCTCGTACGCCTCGAGCACGCCCTTGACCCCGAAGTCCCACCAGCCAGGTACCGCGCCCATCTCGCCGTGATCCCAGGACCACGCGTACGCGTGCTGGTCGAAGATGCCTACGACGGCGCCACGTCCGTAGTGCCATCGCGAGCAGATCGTGTTGTAGTTGATCATCTTGTCGAAAGCAATCATAGCGTACACGGTTAGCGGCTCGCGGTATTCCTCATCCAACCCCTCGCACAACTCTCGGATAACCCCAAGCAACTCCGCGTGCACGAGCAACTGCCGCTCATTAAACAACTTGTAAAACCGATCCACACCCTTACTAAGAACCCTCTCACTATCGTACTTCGGGATCTCCTCAGTAGGGACCAAGTCCTCCGCGACCAACTCCCCCACGACTCGAACAGGACCTCCCGCGCCCGTCCAAAATACTCCCAATCCTTATCGGAAGCCGCCCGATACTCCCGCTCCCGCCCCCGAATCCTCCACGACCGCCGCTAAGTACGCGCGCGAACGGGCAACTCCCCCGGCGGCTCACCCTCGAACTGCCGACGAGGGCGTGCACCTGCTCGCGGCGGATCCTCGTCCCGCACCGCGGGCACGTGACCACGCCCCGACTCACCGTGCCGTTACTCGGATCGAACTCGTCCCTGACCTCCGAGTACTTCACAACATCTAACTCGACCTCGTCACCGCCCTCCGGCACGTCCGGCACGAGCGCGTAGGACCCCTCCGGGTCCAGGTGGTTGTCACGCTTCTTCAACAACCACCAGTTCGGGCGGGTGGGAATCCTTAACCCGCACCGCGTTCACCATCGTGACCGGCTCCTGCAGGATCCGGTCCAAGCACCCCTTTAGCATCGCCCGCTTCAGGGCCTCCCGCTCTCGATCGCCCGGCTCCTCACCCACCTTGATCACAACCGACCGTAACCTGCCCTTCAGCAGCTGCACGCCCGCACCAGCGCTTCCTCATCTACCACCTCGCCCCGAGCGCAGTTGATCAGAAACGCCGACTCCTTCATCAGCTTCAGCTCTCGCTCCCCGATCATCCCCTGCGTTTCATCCGTCAACGGTACGTAAATCGTAACCACGTCCGCACGCCGCAACAGCTCGTCCAGATCCTCCACCAGCTCTACATCCAGCCCTTCTGCCACCTCCTCCGAGATGTACGGGTCGAACGCTATCACCTCCATCTCGAAGGCCTTCGTCCGCTTCGCCACCTGCCGACCGATCCGGCCCAGCTCGATGACGCCCAGCACCTTCCCAGCCAGCTCCACACCCATGAACAGCTTCCGATCCCACTCT contains these protein-coding regions:
- a CDS encoding DUF1156 domain-containing protein gives rise to the protein MVAEDLVPTEEIPKYDSERVLSKGVDRFYKLFNERQLLVHAELLGVIRELCEGLDEEYREPLTVYAMIAFDKMINYNTICSRWHYGRGAVVGIFDQHAYAWSWDHGEMGAVPGWWDFGVKGVLEAYEEFIRLLRGVKERPRVILGDARKLPTLLEEKPDTIVVDPPYYTTSSTPSSPTSSTCS
- a CDS encoding dehydrogenase — its product is MQLLKGRLRSVVIKVGEEPGDREREALKRAMLKGCLDRILQEPVTMVNAVRVKDSHPPELVVVEEA
- a CDS encoding hydroxyacid dehydrogenase; protein product: MRKLEELGEVVLEDADEEGLRRHVRDADAWVVRSGTQVTRELIEEAENLKVIARAGVGVDNIDVEAATERGIVVVNAPESSSISVAEHTMSLMLVLARRIPQADRSVRRGEWDRKLFMGVELAGKVLGVIELGRIGRQVAKRTKAFEMEVIAFDPYISEEVAEGLDVELVEDLDELLRRADVVTIYVPLTDETQGMIGERELKLMKESAFLINCARGEVVDEEALVRACSC